A region from the uncultured Draconibacterium sp. genome encodes:
- a CDS encoding RpiB/LacA/LacB family sugar-phosphate isomerase: MKICIDCDDAAVNLKKVLFDHLKSKGIDITDLNYSEGKENPMYPEIGFNLAKEIQVGNYDRGISICGTGLGMAMIANKVEGVYAGVCHDVFSAERLRKSNDAQVITMGERVIGPELAKTIIDAWLVSEFAGGGSTPKVAQMRELEKESFHPKNQ, translated from the coding sequence ATGAAAATTTGTATTGATTGCGACGACGCAGCAGTAAACCTAAAGAAAGTACTTTTCGACCACTTGAAAAGTAAAGGAATTGATATTACCGACCTGAATTATTCAGAAGGAAAAGAAAATCCAATGTATCCTGAAATTGGCTTCAATCTTGCCAAAGAAATTCAGGTTGGAAACTACGATCGCGGAATTAGCATTTGCGGAACCGGACTGGGAATGGCAATGATTGCCAACAAGGTAGAAGGTGTTTATGCCGGCGTTTGTCACGATGTGTTTTCTGCCGAACGACTGCGTAAAAGTAACGACGCACAGGTAATAACCATGGGCGAACGTGTAATCGGTCCGGAGCTGGCAAAAACCATTATCGATGCATGGCTGGTATCCGAATTTGCAGGCGGTGGTTCTACTCCAAAAGTAGCTCAAATGCGCGAACTGGAAAAAGAATCATTTCATCCAAAAAATCAATAA